The genomic stretch TTCGTTGGATGCGTTCGGCCTGTCTTCCCATTCGGAATACGGGCGTTCTGCAAGCATCAGATTGTAGTAGCGCGCCTCGTCGGTGACTTCACGTCCGAGCCAGTCCGGCGTTTCGAATGTCGTATCCAAGCTCGGCAACTCGAGTTCGGCCACGATCAACCCCGCATTAACGCCCTCGAATTCGTCGATTTCCCAACAAAGCGCACCTTGCGGAATATAGTGCCGCGTTTTCTGCACCAAATTGCCAACGCACAGCGCAAGTAAGGCT from Lysobacter sp. HDW10 encodes the following:
- a CDS encoding CYTH domain-containing protein → MGIEIERKFLLKSDAWRAQVTESKRMAQGYLNDAASITQGHQNVSVRLRLEGDIAKLNMKSREAGPQRQEFEYDLPVADAEALLALCVGNLVQKTRHYIPQGALCWEIDEFEGVNAGLIVAELELPSLDTTFETPDWLGREVTDEARYYNLMLAERPYSEWEDRPNASNES